One window from the genome of Paracoccus zhejiangensis encodes:
- a CDS encoding NADPH-dependent FMN reductase — MATKPKIAVIISSTRATRFADKPANWFMSKVKDNPDLDFELLDLRDFNLPFFDEPASNLWMPSSDPNAVAWQNKLAEYDGYVFIVAEYNRSITGALKNALDQAYKEWNHKPMAAVAYGAMGGARALEQLRLMAVELQMVPVRSAVHIGGGDFFATSPLGGNQPIETIEDHLQGSLDATLADLVWWTKATVAARAA; from the coding sequence ATGGCCACCAAACCTAAAATCGCCGTTATCATCAGCTCGACCCGCGCCACCCGCTTTGCCGACAAGCCGGCAAACTGGTTCATGAGCAAGGTCAAGGACAATCCCGATCTGGATTTCGAGCTGCTCGACCTGCGCGATTTCAACCTGCCGTTCTTCGACGAGCCGGCCTCGAACCTGTGGATGCCTTCCTCGGATCCCAATGCCGTCGCCTGGCAGAACAAGCTGGCGGAATATGACGGCTATGTCTTCATCGTGGCGGAATACAACCGCTCGATCACCGGGGCGCTGAAGAACGCGCTGGATCAAGCCTACAAGGAATGGAACCACAAGCCGATGGCGGCGGTGGCCTATGGCGCGATGGGCGGTGCCCGCGCGCTGGAACAGCTGCGCCTGATGGCGGTCGAGCTGCAGATGGTGCCGGTGCGCAGCGCCGTGCATATCGGCGGCGGCGATTTCTTCGCCACCTCGCCGCTCGGTGGCAACCAGCCGATCGAGACCATCGAGGATCACCTGCAAGGCTCGCTCGACGCGACGCTGGCCGATCTGGTGTGGTGGACCAAGGCGACTGTGGCTGCGCGGGCCGCGTAA